One part of the Anaerolineales bacterium genome encodes these proteins:
- a CDS encoding pyridoxal-phosphate dependent enzyme, with translation MGKGGLLRYRASLPLATEIPLTSLGEGNTPLLPIPGRDRQVYFKLEHLNPTGSYKDRGTVVLASALAHAGVRQVAEDSSGNAGASLAAYAARLGIAAKIFVPEAASGPKRQQIAGYGAEVVAVAGPRSLAAQAVLEAVGQGEVYASHVYQPHALGGYATIAYEIVEQLGQAPGSVLMPVGHGSLLLGLWLGFEALLLHHRIERLPRLIGVQAAACAPVWAVYHGGAAALSLVTEGETLAEGIRVRNPLRGDQVLGAIEKSKGAMAVVEEGRIHAAQQELARAGIDMEPTSAVIWPAMDDLWPDLDPPIVAIITGAGWKARP, from the coding sequence TTGGGAAAGGGCGGCCTGCTTCGCTACCGCGCCTCGCTCCCGCTGGCAACCGAGATCCCTCTGACCAGCCTGGGCGAGGGCAACACACCGCTGCTGCCAATCCCGGGTCGCGATCGTCAGGTCTACTTCAAGCTTGAGCACCTGAATCCCACCGGCTCGTACAAGGATCGGGGGACGGTGGTTCTGGCAAGCGCGCTGGCGCACGCCGGCGTGCGCCAGGTGGCTGAGGATTCATCCGGAAACGCCGGGGCATCCCTGGCGGCGTACGCGGCGCGGCTGGGGATTGCCGCCAAGATCTTCGTGCCCGAAGCGGCCTCCGGCCCAAAGCGGCAGCAGATCGCCGGTTACGGCGCAGAAGTGGTGGCCGTAGCCGGGCCGCGTTCGCTGGCGGCCCAAGCGGTCCTGGAAGCCGTCGGGCAGGGCGAAGTCTATGCCAGCCACGTCTACCAGCCGCACGCGCTGGGAGGGTACGCCACGATTGCTTACGAGATCGTCGAACAGCTCGGCCAGGCGCCGGGCTCGGTTCTGATGCCGGTCGGCCATGGGTCGCTGCTGCTCGGGCTGTGGTTGGGATTCGAGGCCTTGCTGCTACATCACCGGATCGAACGACTCCCTCGGCTGATTGGCGTGCAGGCCGCCGCCTGTGCACCGGTGTGGGCGGTGTACCACGGGGGAGCGGCGGCGCTGTCGCTCGTCACCGAGGGCGAGACCCTGGCCGAGGGAATCCGCGTGCGCAATCCCCTTCGGGGCGATCAGGTGTTGGGCGCCATCGAGAAGTCGAAGGGAGCCATGGCGGTCGTTGAAGAAGGGCGGATTCATGCCGCTCAGCAAGAGCTGGCACGTGCCGGCATCGATATGGAACCCACTTCAGCCGTCATCTGGCCGGCGATGGACGATCTGTGGCCTGACCTGGATCCACCGATCGTCGCCATCATTACTGGCGCAGGATGGAAGGCCCGCCCCTGA
- the fabF gene encoding beta-ketoacyl-ACP synthase II encodes MTTRVVITGMGTVNPVGQSVQDSWDSLCAGRSGVGPITLFAVDDLPVRIAAEVKDWAPERFMDAKEARRRDRFQQFASAAAKEALSQAGLLGQVDGGRVAVVVSSAIGGLATIELGFRAFIEQGPRKISPFYIPMMMSNGAASLIGIDYGLRGPSFSVASACASGSDAIGLAALLIRSGRADAAIAGGSEATITLIGVLPFDRTGALSRRNEDYSMTPAPFDKNRHGLVMAEGAGILVLERLEHAQARGAPILAELIGHGATADAFHITAPAEHGEGGAEAIRLALADADLAPADVDYINAHGTGTQLNDLAETLAIKAALGGEAYRIPVSSTKSMTGHMMGATGALEAIVCVQAILTQTLPPTMHYQTPDPACDLDYVPNQARPAKVEVTLSNAFGFGGHNSVLAIRRFDG; translated from the coding sequence ATGACGACTCGCGTGGTCATTACCGGTATGGGAACCGTCAACCCGGTTGGGCAATCGGTCCAGGACAGCTGGGATAGCCTGTGCGCCGGGCGCTCGGGAGTCGGGCCGATCACGCTGTTTGCTGTGGACGACCTGCCCGTGCGCATCGCGGCCGAGGTCAAGGACTGGGCACCCGAGCGATTCATGGACGCCAAGGAGGCGCGCCGACGGGATCGGTTCCAGCAGTTCGCCAGCGCCGCCGCCAAGGAGGCCCTCTCCCAGGCGGGACTGCTGGGTCAGGTGGACGGCGGGCGCGTGGCGGTGGTTGTGTCGTCGGCCATCGGCGGCCTCGCCACGATCGAGCTCGGTTTCCGGGCATTTATCGAGCAGGGGCCGCGCAAGATCAGCCCGTTCTACATCCCGATGATGATGTCCAACGGAGCCGCCAGCCTGATCGGGATCGACTATGGATTGCGCGGCCCGAGCTTCTCCGTCGCCTCGGCCTGCGCCTCGGGATCGGATGCGATCGGCCTGGCCGCGCTCTTGATCCGCAGCGGCCGGGCGGATGCCGCCATCGCCGGCGGCTCCGAGGCGACGATCACCCTGATCGGTGTCCTCCCGTTTGACCGGACAGGCGCCCTCTCGCGCCGAAATGAGGACTACAGTATGACCCCGGCACCCTTCGACAAGAACCGGCACGGCCTGGTGATGGCTGAAGGCGCAGGGATTCTGGTCCTCGAACGGTTGGAGCATGCTCAAGCCCGCGGGGCGCCGATCCTGGCGGAGTTGATCGGGCATGGCGCCACGGCCGACGCCTTCCACATCACGGCCCCGGCCGAACACGGCGAGGGGGGCGCCGAAGCTATCCGCCTGGCGCTCGCCGACGCTGACCTGGCGCCTGCCGATGTGGACTACATCAACGCCCATGGCACCGGAACCCAGCTCAACGATCTGGCGGAAACACTGGCGATCAAGGCCGCCCTGGGCGGCGAGGCCTACCGGATCCCGGTCAGCTCGACCAAGTCGATGACCGGTCACATGATGGGTGCCACCGGCGCCCTGGAAGCGATCGTCTGTGTCCAGGCCATCCTGACACAGACCCTGCCCCCGACGATGCACTATCAGACCCCCGATCCTGCTTGCGACCTGGACTACGTGCCCAACCAGGCTCGCCC